Below is a genomic region from Salmo trutta chromosome 19, fSalTru1.1, whole genome shotgun sequence.
GCATATACCCGACTGTTATGATCAATGTCAATGCCAAACAGATATAGGACCAGGCTACTCACATTACACCCCCATCATTTAAACTGAAAGTGAACAGAGAtgctaatgtttttttttctgtcaCTACAGAGCTGGTTCACAAGGGGACCAAGGATGACCAGAGGGACTACTTGTTTTACCTGGCTATTGGAAACTACAAACTGAAGGTGCTGTGAATGTAGTTTTTCCCCCTTGCCACTGTCCTTCTACTTGCTGTTGGGGGTATAGGCTGGGTTACTGCAAAGCACTTGGTGTTAACTGCTGATGTAGGCTTCACGAATACATTTGATTGGTGCATGCAATACAATTATGTCTGAATTTGACCATGTCCAGGGATTGATGTTGAAGTCTGAAAGGCACTTGCCCATCTGGCAAGTCGGGAGCGTTTTTTGGTTTCCCAAAGATTATGATCACTTGTCCGAAAATGTAAAATAGCTATTTACACGCTAAAATACATTACCTGCCTTTCACCTACAGGGGAGGAATCAGAACGATCAGTGCTGGAATTCTTTGTCTTTTGGCTGTTATTAGTAAAAACATTACCAGAGCAGCCTCAACTTTCCCTACTGCCATAAATTGTCTGTCTTTCAATTAAACAATGGGGAGGAACCAGAAAGACCTATTTTAGACTACTGGAATTATTAGCAGTTTGGTTGTTTTTATCATCTACCCAATGGGGTAACATCGAAGCATGCTCAGTGTACTTGCCCCAGGCAATAAGGCAATCCTTAATGTCCATCCCTGATGTCACGCCACAGGAGTATGAGAGGGGCCTGAAATGCATCCGGATCCTCCTGAAGAATGAACCAGGGAACACGCAAGCTCTGGATCTGGAAAAGCTCATAGTGAAGGCAATGAGGAAAGGTGAGGTCAGGTTTAGTCtgagtaccagtctgtttgtgttatcatgccaactccttgtaaatcactgtcatgccaaacatgacaATTCTATAAAGAGTTGGCAAaaaagcagaaacagactggcaaccTGGGTAGGGTAGAGTGGTCAATCAGGAGTTCACTGTAAAATGTGTGTCCCACACATCCATCAGCAATATTTGGTATTGAAGATTAATCTTCAATGTTATATGCATAGCAGTAGGTACAATTTAAGTCTACAGTCAGAACAACCATAGGTGTGTTTGAACACCTGGTGTAGTTTAACAGAAATGTTACCCTTTAAAAATGTGTAAGTATGAAATTTGATAGATACTCTACAGGGATTGGCTTGCTTGAATGTaatgttgaagtcggaagtttacatacaccttagccaaatacatttaaactcagtttttcacaatttctgacatttaatcctagtaaaaaggataggtcagttaggatcatcactttattttaagaatgtgaaatgtcagaataatagtagagagtgatttatctcagattttatttctttcatcacattcccagtgggtcagaagtttccatacactcaattagtatttggtagtatcgcctttacattgtttaacttgggtcaaacgttttgggtagccttccacaagcttcccacaataagttgggtgaattttggcccattcctcctgacagagctggtgtaactgagtcaggtttgtaagcctccttgctcgcacacgctttttcagttctgcccacaaatcttctatgggattgaggtcagggctttgtgatggccactccaataccttgactttgttgtccttaaaccattttgccacaactttggaagtatgcttggggtcattgtccatttggaagacccatttgcaaccaagctttaacttcctgactgatgtcttgagatgttgcttcaatatatccacataattttccaccctcatgatgccatctattttgtgacttgcaccagtccctcatgcagcaaagcacccccacaacatgatgctgacgcCCAAGAgcttcacggttggggtggttaccttcggcttgcaagcccctccctttttcctccaaacataatgatgttcattatggccaaacagttctatttttgtttcagagaacatttctccaaaaagtacaatctttgtccccatgtgcacttgcaaaccgtagtctggcttttttatggcggttttggagcagtggcttcttccttgctgagcggcctttcaggttatgtcgatataggactcgtttttactgtggatatagatacttttgtacctgtttcctccagcatcttcacaaggtcctttgttgttctgggattgatttgcacttttcgcaccgaagtacgttcatctctaggagacagaatgtgtctccttcctgagcggtatgacagctgcgtggtcccgtggtgtttatacttgcgtactattgtttgtacagatgaacgtggtaccttcaggtgtttggaaattgctcccaaggatgaaccagacttgtggaggtctgcaatttttttcctgaggtcttggctgatttcttttgattttcccatgatgtcaagcaaagagtcactgagtttgaaggtaggccttgaactacagccacaggtacacctccaattgactcaaattatgtcaattagcctatcggaagcttctaaagccatgacataattttctggaattttccaagctgtttaaaggcacagtcaacttactgtatgtaaacttctgccccactggaattgtgatacagtgaaatattctgtttgtaaacaattgttggaaaaattacttgtcatgcacaaagtagatgtcttaaccgacttgccaaactatagtttgttaacaagaaatttgcggagtggttgaaaaatgagttttaatgactccaacctaagtgtatgtaaacttccgacttcaactgtagctatatATTAGGCCAAAAACATTTGTTTGTCTCCCCAGATGGTTTGGTCGGCATGGCGATAGTTGGAGGGATAGTTGGAGGAGTCGGCCTTGGCGTCGCTGGATTGGCTGCACTCATTGGGATGGCTGCATCAAAGAAGCTCTAAACTATTTGGACAACCCTACCACCAAACCCCTCCAGATACCCAGAATGCCTCAATATAACACTGGCTGAATTGAGTATAACACTCTCCTACCTACCTATCTTTTCTTTCAATAAATATAACAATTAATCCTCCCTTTCTGAACTAATTAAAAGTGAAATTATATTTTGTAAAAGGGAACATTAAAGTAAAATGTTGGGACACAACTGTTTTTGTTACTGTACTGAAAGGATGTAATCTTAACACTATATTAATGAACAGaagttttgctaatttattcattACTTTTTGAGTTATTGTAAGACAAGCCACCATTGCTCTATGCTGAAATCTATTAAATTCAGATAAAATCATTTTAGGAAGGTTTTGAATGCTTTTCTTCCACTTTCCCTATTATTTTAACTGCCTCAATATCCATACAACTGTATGGAtactcagaagtttacatacaccttagccaaatacatttaaactcagtttttccacaattcctgacatttaatcttagttaaaattctgttttaggtcagttaggatcaccactttattgtcagaataatagtagagagaatgatttatttcagcttttatttctttcatcacactcccagtgggtcagaagtttacatacactcagttagtatttggtagcattgcctttaaattgtttaacttgggtcaaacgtttcgggtagccttccacaagcttcccacaataagttgagtgaattttggcccatttcctcctgatagagctgctgtaactgagtcaggtttgtaggcctccttgctcgcacatgctttttcagttctgcccacacattttctataggattgaggtcagggctttgtgatggccactccaataccttgactttgttgtccttaagccattttgccacaactttggaagtatgcttggggtcattgtccatttggaagacccatttgcgaccaagctttaacttcctgactgatgtcttgagatgttgcttcaatatagccacataacttccctacctcatgatggcatctattttgtgcagtgcaccagtccctcctgcagcaaagcacccccacaacatgatgctgacactcccgtgcttcacggttgggattgtgttcttcggcttgcaagcctccccctttttcctccaaacataacgatggtcattatggccaaacaattctatttttgtttcatcagaccagaggacatttctccaaaaagtatgacctTTGTCCCTATGTacgttgcaaaccatagtctggcttttttatggcgttttttcagcagtggcttcttccttactga
It encodes:
- the LOC115154979 gene encoding mitochondrial fission 1 protein, coding for MVYFSKLLQQNWRNEYTLVTSSGNMEAVVCDVVSPEDLLKFEKKYSTELAKGDLTKDTKFEYAWCLIRSNFPDDINKGIVLLDELVHKGTKDDQRDYLFYLAIGNYKLKEYERGLKCIRILLKNEPGNTQALDLEKLIVKAMRKDGLVGMAIVGGIVGGVGLGVAGLAALIGMAASKKL